The DNA window CGTGCGCGCCTGACCGCTACTGCAGCGCCGACGTCAACCGGGCGAGGTTGTCGAGCACCGTGGAGCGAAGCGGCTGCTTCATCCATTCGTCGAGCGTGAGCTCCCGGCTCTTCACCCGGTACTCGTCTTCCACCGCGCGCATATCCCTCACGAACGTGTCGCCCCTGACCATCAGCGACACCTCGAGGTTGAGCCCGAACGAGCGCATATCCATATTGCTCGATCCGATGACGGCGACGTCGTCGTCGATGGTGAAGTGCTTGGCGTGAAGGATGTATGGGGCCGGGTACAGGTAGATCCGCACGCCGGCGCGAAGCAGCGCCTCGTAATACGAACGCTGTGCGTGGTAGACGAGCGCCTGGTCGCCGACCTCCGACACGAACAGATCGACGGGAACGCCGCGCTGCACCGCGGTGGTGATGGCGTAAAGCATCGATTCGTCAGGCACGAAATACGGGCTGGTGATCACGATGCGCTTCTGGGCTGAATAGAGCAGGCCGAGGAAGAGCCGCAGGTTGTTCTCCCCGTCGAACCCCGGGCCGCTCGGCACGACCTGGCAATCGAGGTGGCCATCCTCGTTGTCGGGGTCGACCAGGTCGATCTCGCTCGAGAGCAGTTCGCCGGTTTCGCTGTACCAGTCGCTGAGGAAGATCGCCTGGATGCCGCCGACGACAGGCCCTTCGACGTAAGCAACAAGCTCCTGCCATTGCAGCCCACGACGGATGTTTCCGCGCTTGTTGTACGAGCGATCGATCACGTTCTGCGACCCGAGGAAGGCGACGAGTCCGTCGACGACGAGGATCTTGCGGTGATTGCGAAGGTCAGGTCGCTGGAATTTCCAGCGCCAGGGCTGCAGCGGGAGCATCAGGTGCCAGTCGGCGCCGATCTCATCGAGGCGGCGCTTCGTCTTGAGATAGCCCTTGGTACGCAGGTTGGCGACGTGATCGAGCAGCACTCGCACGGTAACGCCCCGCGCGACCGCTCGCTCGAGCGCCTCGAAGAACGGCTCGGTGGTCTTGTCGCAACTGAGGATGTAAAACTCGACGTTGACGGAAACCGCCGCGGCGTCGACCGCCGCCGTCATCGCATCGAGCGTGTGGTTGTAATCGGCGAGCATCCTGGCTTCGTTGCCGCCGAGCAGCGGCAGCGCGCCGAGGTTGCGGTTCAGCTGCACGAGCGAGGAGAACCAGGCGGGTGGGTTCGGCCGCAGCTCCTGCTTGGGGAGATTCTCGGCGGCGATCCTGATGAACTCGTTGATCTCGTCCTGAATGTTCCGGCGATACCGCGGGAGTTTCGGGTTTCCGATCAGGATGAATGCGATGACCCCGACGTATGGGATGAGGAAGATGGCGAGAAGCCACGCCATCGCCGCAGACGGCCGTCGGTTGCGGGGAACAACAATGACAGCGATCACCCGGATGATGAAGTCGACGGCCCAGAAGAGAATGAGCGTCCAGTTACCGGTGAAGGCCGTGGCGGCCCAGGCCCAGAAGCCGGCCCAGAATGACGCAACGTCCACGAACCGCTCCTGT is part of the Mycetocola zhujimingii genome and encodes:
- the cls gene encoding cardiolipin synthase; amino-acid sequence: MLFWAVDFIIRVIAVIVVPRNRRPSAAMAWLLAIFLIPYVGVIAFILIGNPKLPRYRRNIQDEINEFIRIAAENLPKQELRPNPPAWFSSLVQLNRNLGALPLLGGNEARMLADYNHTLDAMTAAVDAAAVSVNVEFYILSCDKTTEPFFEALERAVARGVTVRVLLDHVANLRTKGYLKTKRRLDEIGADWHLMLPLQPWRWKFQRPDLRNHRKILVVDGLVAFLGSQNVIDRSYNKRGNIRRGLQWQELVAYVEGPVVGGIQAIFLSDWYSETGELLSSEIDLVDPDNEDGHLDCQVVPSGPGFDGENNLRLFLGLLYSAQKRIVITSPYFVPDESMLYAITTAVQRGVPVDLFVSEVGDQALVYHAQRSYYEALLRAGVRIYLYPAPYILHAKHFTIDDDVAVIGSSNMDMRSFGLNLEVSLMVRGDTFVRDMRAVEDEYRVKSRELTLDEWMKQPLRSTVLDNLARLTSALQ